Within the Scyliorhinus canicula chromosome 18, sScyCan1.1, whole genome shotgun sequence genome, the region ttacaacaccaggttaaagtccaacaggtttgtttcaaacacgagctttcggagcactgctccttcctcaggtgaatggagaggtatgttccagaaacatagaacagtacagctcagaacaggcccttcggcccgcgatgttgtgccgatcattgtccgaaaccaagatcaagctatcccacttacCTGTCATTCTGgtttgctccatgtgcctatccagtaaccgcttgaaagttcctacagtgaccgactccactatcacagcaggcagtccattccacacccgaaccactctctgagtaaagaacctacctcggacatccctcctatatctcccaccccgaaccttatagttatttaaaaaaaaaaaaatttacagtacccaattcatttttccaattaaggggcaatttagcttggccattccacctaccctgcacatctttggattctgggggtgaaaaccacgcaaacacggggagaatgtgcaaactccacacggagagtgagccagggccggggtcgaacctgggacctcagcgccgtgaggcaacagggctaacccactgtgccaccgtgctgccctcgaaccttatagttatgcccccttgtaacagctacatccacccgaggaaatagtctctgaatgtccactctatctatccccctcatcatcttataaacctttgttaagtcgcctctcatcctcctccgctccaaagagaaaagccccagctccctcaacccttcctcataagacctatcctgcaaactccaaatgtgatctcaccagggtcatgtatagttgcagcataacaccgcggctcttaaactcaagccccctgttaacaaacgctaacacactataagccttcttcacggctctatccacttgagtggcaaccttcagagatctgtggacatgaagcccaagatctctctgttcctccacattcctcagaaccctgccgttgaccctgtaatccgcattcaaattttttctaccaaaatgaatcacctcgcacttatcagagttaaactccatctgccatttttcggcccagctctgcatcctatcaatgtctctttgcagtctacaacagccctccgcctcatccactactccaccaatcttggtgtcatcagcaaatttactgacccacccttcagccccctcctccaagtcattgataaaaaccaTCTGGATGTCTGAACAGCCCTCAGTTTGTAAAGCTTCAATGTTAAGAagatgcatttatatagtgcctctaACGTAAGAAATGTGCTTCACAGAAGTGTTAGCAGACTAAATTTTACACTGGGCCACATAAAGATATATCAGGCTGCCAAGAGCTTTCGGCCAAAGCGATCGGTTTCaaggagtgccttaaaggaggagggagataggagagccaGTGAGTTTTGGGGAGTTATTATGTTCCTGGACCTGAACCCAACATTGGCTAGGCTGCCAGCCAAGGACCCCAATCACTTTTATAAAAAGTTGTGAAATTGTGAGGAACGgacacttcactccaggagtggtcccttgcacaaatagggatatgatatATTTAAACAAACTTTTTTATGAACACAATATTAAACAGCACAGAAATATAGCTtataattaccagttaaacaatgcttcatCATAAAATAAAACACTTCAACTGCTAACTGCTAccttctttatctccaatcaagcaaaacccatcacagggTCAAAACACACTTttgaataaagttagcaaacacaggataaCTTGCCTATCTTTGAATAAAGAATTTCTTTAAAAGACTGCTTGGAGTGGGAAAGaggaaaattgccccttaattggaaaaaagaattgagtctaaatttatatatataaaaaaataaaaaattagaatcttgaaggggagatttgattgaagcTTTCAAGATAATATGGTGAACCGATAGGGGCGATAGAGATCGGGGCgatagaaatttggcatgtctgcatcaactctcacaaacttctgcagatgtgccatagcgagcatcctatccggctgcatcacagcctggtatggcaactgctcatcccaaggccgcaagaaactgcagagtgtggtgaactcagcccaacgcatcacacaagcttgccacctgcacattgattctgtctacacctcctgctgcctcagaaaggcagacagcattatcagagacccctcccacccaggcattgccctcttccagacccttccatcaggcagaaggtacagaagtctgaagatccgcacatccaggcataggaacagcttcttccccacagctactagactcctcaacgactctccctcggactgatctgttccctgtaagaacactattcatgatgccctaagctgctcttgtttggcccttgttctgctctgtaaccaatcactatttgttgatgtaccgttTGTcaatgttgattattcttttttgtctactatgtacgtgttgtgtacgttcccttccgcagaaatatacttttcactgtacttcggtacatgtgacaataattatcAATCAATTAATCGATAAACTATTTTTGTTAGTTGGGAAGTCTAGAATTAGTGGACATGGTCTAAAAATTAGAGGCAGATCTTTTAGGGGTGAAATTTGGAAACAGTTCcacactcaaagggtggtagaaatcCGGAACTCCATTTGACAAATGGCAGTTGCTGCTAGATCAATTGTTAActgtaaatctgagattgatcgaAATTTGTCAACCAGTATATTAAGGGATACGGAGCAAAGGTGGGTATATGGAGTCAGCTCACGGAGCAGCCATGATGTCATTGCATGGCGGGACAGatgcgaggggctgaatggcctcctactcctGTATTcatgtgctatagaaatgcaagctgAACAAAAAGAAAGCCTTGCATTTGTTCAGGGgcgacacggtggttagcactgctgcctcacaaagctAGGGACATGGATTtaattcaggcctcgggtgactgtgtggagtctgcatgttcccccccccccccatgtttgcgtgggtttcctccgggtgctctggtttcctcccacggtccaaagatctgcaggttaggtggatttgccgtgctaaattaccccttaatgtgcAAAATgataggtgtggttactgggttatagggatagggtgggggcgtggtgcagactcgatgggctgaatggcctcctcctgcgctgCGGCAGTAGAAAGCCTGAAAAGCTTAGCTAACATTGTCTCTATCTCCCCTCTTCTACCCTTCTAAGGTCCAACATGCTGACCAGCATAACGGATGGGATCATGTGCTGCATCACCGGCAGAACTCTGAATGTGGTGGGAGCCATTGACAGCGTGGAGTCCAGTAACGGCTACGATTATGTTGAGGTGAAGCCTGGCCGGGTGCTGCGAGTCAAACACATTGTGCCGAGCCGAACACCGGCAGAGGAGGAGAAaccggtggaggaggagggggaggatgaggagccaTCCGGTAAAGGCGTGGTGCACTGCAAGCGCAAGATCTCGGTCTATCGCAACGGACAGGTGGTGATCGAGAACCTCGGCGATGTCATTCGCTCCGAGATCCTACACTGCCAGAACGGTAACACCGACCCCAGCAGCACGGTGGAGATTGAACTCTCCGATGCCAACGCTGCCCAGGCCAACGGCACCAACACCTGTGCCAACGGCGGTGCTGTCCCAGAGCAGGGCACGGCGAAGCGGCGAAAACGCAAACCGAAAAAGACGGTGGTGATCGACTGCAAGAAGCGAATCACCAGCTGCAAGGGCACCCACTCTGACGTGGCACTCTTTTTCATCCATGGCGTGGGGGGCTCGCTCGACATTTGGAAAGAGCAGCTGGACTTCTTCGGAAAGCTGGGTTACGAGGTGGTGGCCCCGGATCTTGCTGGCCACGGCTCCAGCACTGCGCCGAAGATTGGCGCCGCTTACACTTTCTACGCCCTAGCGGAGGACATGAGAGCCATCTTCAAACGCTATGGGAAGAAACGTAATATCCTGATTGGACACTCTTATGGGTATGTTTATAAAGAAGCATTTAATttcaagctcccccccccccccccccccccccccccccgaccccagtgGGTTAATTCGCCAATTGGTTTTGGTGCTATGTCATACTGGGTCTTTAAAGGGTTAGCGAGATGGGTGTTGCCAATAAAAGGGCTATGTTCGACCTCAGTGCTTGAAGATGTCGGCCTTATATCGTCAGCTGATGCTCAGTTCCTAGTTATTCCCTTTGCCACCATAGACacactccatcccaccacccaCATCGGGCGCTATCTTCccgaaagggaacaaagtcccctggcgagcgcgttgagctgcgtgtttCCGGCACacacagtgccaagaaacacatgacgATTCAACGCAACTTGCGTTGAATAacgggcctgaacggggaacgcgtGGCCAAGGCCCCACATGGCTCCGTTTTAGCGGgagatttaaaaatggtgtcccgatttcCGAGGCCCCCAAGCCAATGCCTGAcctcttttcccaccccacctttCCAAACACCCACGCCAGGCAACACTAGCCCGATCATGCatgtgcagaaaatgccagcatggcaccttggcactgcccatgccagctggcattgccaccgaggcaccctggcagtgacagggcggaacccagatggcactgcccggGTGGCAgtaccagagtgcccaggtggcataaaTATGCTCCCAAGGCACTGGCGCAggctcgcacagtggttagcactgttacttcacagcgccagtttcCAAGGTTTAACTCccacttcggtcactgtctgtgcggagtctgcatgctctccccgtttctgtgtgggtttcctccgggttctccggtttcctcccacaagtcccgaaggacgtgctattaggtgaattgaacaccctgaattctccttctgtgtacccgaacaggcgccggaatgtggcgactgggagattttcacagtaacttcattgcagtgttaatgtcagtctagttgtgacagtaataaagattattattatgtaactcCCTTGTTATTCCTCAgattagtgccatgggatcttttatatccacctgggTGGTATCAATTTATCATTTAATTTGAAAGATTGCACCTCAGAAGGTGCAGCTCACACTTGGTAATACACTGAAGTGTTAATCTACATTTTTGGTCTCAAATCTCTGGATTGGGAGTCCTATCCCGATCTAGAAGCAAGGTTGTATCACAGCTGACAcattttcttttttgaaaataaatttagtgtacccaattcatcttttccaattaaggggtaatttagcgtggccaatccacctacactgggttgtgggggcgaagcccatgcaaacacggggagaatgtgcaaactccacacggactgtgacccagagccgggatcgaacctgggacctcggtgccgtgaggcagcagggctaaccactgcgccaccgtgctgccccgctgaCACATTTTCAAGATACAAAGGATGAGAGTGTAGAATTTatgaatattttgttttaatttctggaatgtgggtgtcgctggctgggccaacatttattgcccgtgTCTAACTACCCTTCAACTGAGTTGTTTGCTCagcaatttcagagggcatttaagaatcaaccacattgctgtggatgcgGAATCGCATGTGGGCCACACCAGGAGGTACATGTAGTCCACACTGGGCGAGACGGCagattagtgacccagatttttttttttacaacaatcgacaatggtttcatcgtcaccattagactttcaattccagtttttattggattcacgtttcaccctctgcagcggtgggatttgaacctgggtccccaaggCATTGCCCTTGGTCTCTGGATTGCAAGTTCAGTGACAGTACCACGCTGCTGCCTCCCCCTAAATCTTGCTGGGATATAGAAGGAAGATTTCGGCAGGAGGAGAGAGGTTGAAGGCTGGAAGGGGTCTATGTCAGGTGCAGTTTCTGATGCATCCCAGCATTGTGTGCCTGGTGTCTAACTGGAGATATTTCCTCCGCAGGGTTTCGTTTTGCACCTTTCTGGCTCACGAGTACCCCGACCAAGTACACAAGGTGGTGATGATAAACGGGGGAGGCCCAACTGCTCTGGAACCCAGTTTGTGCTCCATCTTCAACCTACCCACCTGTGTCCTACACTGCCTCTCACCATGTCTCGTCTGGAGCTTCCTCAAGTAAGGCCAAACTTTTTGGATGTTGTGATGGTTTCAAGGTGATACCGTAGGAACTGGGTGGTGCAGTCGTGGGTTCGACTTTGACCTTTTATCTCCGTGACCCAGGTTCGGTCTAACAAAATGGAAGTGTTCGCTGTCGGTAGAATTGCTTCCAATCACCAAAGATTGTTATAATCAATGAACATAAAGGGCAAGATCTTCCGTCTGTTCATGTCAGCTGGATCTTGGGAAGCACTCTGTCCAGTTCCAGAAGACCTTTGTGAACAGCACAATACCTAACTTTGAtttgaacaaagagcaaagaaaagtacagcacaggatcaggcccttcggccctccaagcctgtgccgaccatgctgctcatctaaactaaaatcttctacacttccggggtccgtatccctctattcccatcctattcatgtatttgtcaagatgccccttaaacgtcactatcgtccctgcttccaccacctcctctggcagcgagttccacgcacccactaccctctgtgtaaaaaaaacttacctcgtacatctcctctaaaccttgcccctcacaccttaaacctatgccccctagtaattgacccctctaccctgggaaaaagcctctgactatccactctgtctatgcatctcataattttgtagacctctatcaggtcgcccctcaatctccgttgttccagtgagaacaaaccgcgtttattcaaccgctcctcgcctccagatccttctggtagtgtggcgatcagaattgaacactatactccaagtgtggcctaactaaggttctatacagctgcaacatgacttgccaattcttatactcaatgccccagccaatgaaggcaagcatgccggatgccttcttgactaccttctccacctgtgttgcccctttcagtgacctgtggtcctgtacacctagatctctctgactgtcaataattGGCTCTAATTGGCCAACGAAACGGAAATCCCACGGGATGGCTCCTGTAGAAAATGGAAATAAACTCCTGTCATGTCACAATGAGAGGGATTTACCGTGAGGTGATGCAAGGATTCATTCTCCAGTACATAGATAGATCTCCAAAAATTAATACTGCGGTTTCCAAGACGAGGGAAGGCTCAGATATTATCCTCACTCTGTTTGCTGCTCCCATTGCTGCTGTAATTGTTCTTCAACGTGACTGATTAGCCAGCATAACTGCTAACTATTCCAGTAACCCGCACTCTGTAAAGTGGATACTGGATATGGATATGGTTTAGTTGGGATACCTTGCACCCTGTCGTGACAATCTTTGGTCACATTTTCCATGGTGAATTACTACTTCAACATTTCCGATTCAATTTTGCTATATCAACTGTCACAATGTATGTGCCATCTCTGACCACTAGATAGCGCTGTAAAGCAAATTTCCCTTAACTCCCAAAGAAAGAGCTTGTACTGTATTTAGATcgcgcctttcacaatctcaaggCACTCAAAGTACTTTGCAGCCAATAAGGTACAGGTGCAGTGTAGTcactgtaggaaacatggcagccaactaGTGCACAGCAAGCTATCCATGTCAGAATGACCAAATCACCTATTTTAGAGGTGTGGGTTGAGGGagtaatattggtcaggacattaAGGAAAACCCCCCTTGTTCTTTTTTTGTAATACGACTATCTGAGACACTCTGTTCAATACATCATCCAAAAGctgacacctctgacagtgcggcactcccactgtATTGCACTGGGAGTGACGACCTGAATTTTATGTTCCAGTCGGGAGTGGAGATTGAACCCACAAACCTACGACTCGGAGAGTGTGAACAACAAACCTGATACTCATTAACTCATTATATAGAATTCCGTAGAACGTACagcacagaattaggccattctgcccaactgGGCCATGCTGTCCTTTATGTTTCAGGTGTGTCTCCCCCATCCCTCTTCATCAGTCTGTTTATCTCCATTGCATTcatcttgtttttctttaaatgcaTGTATCTCACAGCTCGCTGTGGGAGCAAATTCCTCTCTCTGgataaagatgtttctcctcaatTACAGTTAGAATTATTAGTGATAGCGATCTGTATTTACGGtacaatgcagcacggtagcattgtggatagcacaattgcttcacagctccagtgtcccaggttcgattccggcttgggtcactgtctgtgcggagtctgcacatcctccccgtgtgcgtgggtttcctccgggtgctccggtttcctcccacagtccaaagatgtgcaggttaggtggattggccatgataattgcccttagtgtccaaaatagcccttagggactggtttagcacactcggctaaatcgctggcctttaaagcagaccaagcagaccagcagcacggttcgattcccgtaccagcctccccggacaggcgccggaatgtggcgactaggggcttttcacagtaacttcattgaagcctactcgtgacaataagcgattttcatttttcatttgtgttgggtagggttactgggttatggggatagggtggaggtgttgaccttgggtagggtgctctttccaagagttggtgcagactcgatgggccgaatggcctccttctgcactgtaaattccatgatgatCTAGTCTCTCCCACCTCTGGAAATATCTTCTCTACATTTATCGTTTTGATCCTTTCATCACACTGAGGTCAATTAGGTCACACCTCCGTTTCCTGCTTTCTAGAGAAAAGGTTCTGCCTTTCTTGAACGTTAGAAGCTCTCAGTTCCGGTATTGTCTCTTCTAGAGAACTGATGGACGAGGCTGTGATAAATTTGCTCGTCTTGTTTATTAATCGATTCgcgatttctttgttttttgttgtcCTGGTGTTCCATTAGAGCGGCATTTGCACGGCAGGGAGCAAAAGAGAAGCAATTGTTAAAGGAGGGGAATGCGTTCAGGGTGACCTCCTTTGTGCTGCGGGCAATGATGAGTGGGCAGTACTGGCCTGAAGGTGATGAGGTGTACCATGCTGAACTGACGGTGCCTGTCCTGTTGGTGCATGGAATGCATGACAAGTTTGTCCCTGTGGATGAAGATCAACGCATGGCGGAGGTAATAAACTCCTTCATTTCAATCAAGTTAGTGTCCCTGACTTTCGTACTCGGAATCAGTCATGGCCGCCTTCCACCTCCATGACCACGCCCCTGTCTCGGCCTCGTTCCTGCTGAGACTCTTATCCATGTTTTTCCCTCCAGGCTTGAGTATTCTAATGTTGGCCTGCCTACCATCCTCTGCCCTTCATGAACttaagctcatccaaaactctgctgccctgtGTTCTAACCCACTCCAAGTCCTGTTCAGCCGTTACTCCCGTGCTCACTGATATACATTGGCTCCAGGAACGTTTGAgtactcgttagagtttagaaggatgagggggatcttattgaaacttacaggagactgagaggcctggatagagtggatgtggagaggatgtttccacttggaggaaatactagaacccaagggcacagccttggACTGAAGAGACAAtcgtttaaaatggagatgaggaggaatttcttcagccagagggtggtgaatctgtggaactctttgccgcagaaggctgtggaggccaaatcactgagtgcctttaaggcagagatagataggtttttgatcaataaaggtatcaggggttatggggagaaggcaggagaatgggaatgagaaaaatatcagctatgattgaatggcggagcagactcgatgggcggagtggcctaattccgctcctatTTCTGGTCTTATTGAAGACATGTTAAAACTGAGGTTTTAACATTTTCACACATGTCTTCAATCCCTTCCTGGCTTCGCCCTCTCCATGTAACCTCCATCAGTCCTACAACCTTCTGggatctctgtctctccccaattCTGGCCACTTGCCCGGTCCCCATATCCTTCACACCACCATGGGCAGCCCGAGCCCTAACCTCTGGAATTGCCTCCTTAAAGCAATCTGCCTCTCTTCCTTAAAATCACTCCCAAAAACCCACCTCATTGACActttggtcacctgtccaaaTGACTCCCCGTTTGGTTCAGTGATCACGTTAAAAGCGCCGTATAAATTCAAAGCGTTGTCGTGGCGCTAATTTAATGAAAGAATGgacacaaagggctgaatggcccaatcCCGTTGCTGTGTTCATCTTTCTCCCTGTGGCTAAATCAGTGCCTGCCCTGCTCAGTGTGGGCCTGGGGTTTTACTGGAAAATCCCGGACTGAATCCCAGTTCCCAGCGGATTGGCTGGTTCCGCTGCGATACTACATCTCACTTCAGGTGACCCAGCATCTGATCATTCAGGGTTTCCACTCCGGAGGGCCCCCCAGAAACTCCCGCTGGAATGTCCGTGTCACGGGAGGAATGTCCCAGAACACAATTAAAAAGCTTCCCGTCATCACTAATGAGACTCTGTCATGAAACACATCCACTTGGGAAGGACCTGAAGAACCAGCGGTCATCTGCCTGACCGGGGAgggatggtggcatggtggtaatgcTACTGGGCAATCTATAGGCCCAGGCTAATTCTCactggcggaatttaaattcaaatgagATAAATTTGgagtataaagctagtctcagtaacggtgaTCATTCAACTAGTATTGATTATCGGAAATAACCATcttgtttactaatgtcctttagggaaggaaatctgccgtccttacctggtctg harbors:
- the abhd8a gene encoding protein ABHD8 isoform X2 gives rise to the protein MRSNMLTSITDGIMCCITGRTLNVVGAIDSVESSNGYDYVEVKPGRVLRVKHIVPSRTPAEEEKPVEEEGEDEEPSGKGVVHCKRKISVYRNGQVVIENLGDVIRSEILHCQNGNTDPSSTVEIELSDANAAQANGTNTCANGGAVPEQGTAKRRKRKPKKTVVIDCKKRITSCKGTHSDVALFFIHGVGGSLDIWKEQLDFFGKLGYEVVAPDLAGHGSSTAPKIGAAYTFYALAEDMRAIFKRYGKKRNILIGHSYGVSFCTFLAHEYPDQVHKVVMINGGGPTALEPSLCSIFNLPTCVLHCLSPCLVWSFLKAAFARQGAKEKQLLKEGNAFRVTSFVLRAMMSGQYWPEGDEVYHAELTVPVLLVHGMHDKFVPVDEDQRMAEILLIAFLKVIDEGSHMVMLECPETVNTLLHEFLLWEPEVAASEKVEAKQTTENNK
- the abhd8a gene encoding protein ABHD8 isoform X1 translates to MCWSNMLTSITDGIMCCITGRTLNVVGAIDSVESSNGYDYVEVKPGRVLRVKHIVPSRTPAEEEKPVEEEGEDEEPSGKGVVHCKRKISVYRNGQVVIENLGDVIRSEILHCQNGNTDPSSTVEIELSDANAAQANGTNTCANGGAVPEQGTAKRRKRKPKKTVVIDCKKRITSCKGTHSDVALFFIHGVGGSLDIWKEQLDFFGKLGYEVVAPDLAGHGSSTAPKIGAAYTFYALAEDMRAIFKRYGKKRNILIGHSYGVSFCTFLAHEYPDQVHKVVMINGGGPTALEPSLCSIFNLPTCVLHCLSPCLVWSFLKAAFARQGAKEKQLLKEGNAFRVTSFVLRAMMSGQYWPEGDEVYHAELTVPVLLVHGMHDKFVPVDEDQRMAEILLIAFLKVIDEGSHMVMLECPETVNTLLHEFLLWEPEVAASEKVEAKQTTENNK